One Streptomyces sp. NBC_01237 genomic region harbors:
- a CDS encoding DUF1697 domain-containing protein, whose amino-acid sequence MTLKYAALLRGINVSGHKKVPMAELRTVLGELGHGDIATYLQSGNAVFSSDNDDEEALAAALEQAIERRFGFSVGCLVRSGSYLGAVADACPFPAAELAGRQLHVTYFGQPVDAARFAPVDAEKFLPEEFRLGDRALYLYAPDGLGRSRLAAALSRPALNKGLTATSRNWNTVAKLVEMTRV is encoded by the coding sequence ATGACCTTGAAGTATGCGGCGCTGCTGCGCGGGATCAATGTGAGCGGCCACAAGAAGGTCCCGATGGCCGAACTGCGCACCGTGCTCGGCGAGCTGGGGCACGGGGACATCGCCACCTACCTGCAGAGCGGCAACGCCGTCTTCAGCAGCGACAACGACGACGAGGAAGCGCTCGCCGCAGCCCTGGAACAGGCCATCGAGCGGCGCTTCGGCTTCAGCGTCGGCTGCCTGGTCCGCAGCGGCTCCTATCTCGGAGCCGTCGCCGACGCCTGCCCTTTCCCGGCCGCCGAGCTGGCCGGCAGGCAACTGCACGTCACCTACTTCGGGCAGCCCGTGGACGCCGCGCGCTTCGCCCCGGTGGACGCGGAGAAATTCCTCCCCGAGGAGTTCCGGCTCGGCGACCGTGCGCTCTACCTGTACGCTCCCGACGGACTCGGCCGCTCCAGACTGGCCGCCGCTCTGTCCAGGCCCGCGCTGAACAAGGGCCTCACCGCCACCAGTCGTAACTGGAACACCGTCGCGAAACTCGTGGAGATGACACGTGTCTGA
- a CDS encoding nuclear transport factor 2 family protein, with product MSEPSPAVAAAIEGELRLLDPVVRASEDLLAALLHPEFREIGTSGRLWNRETIIAALTADDAPSPGPLTASRMRGVQLSTDLVHLTFDTESKGLRSHRSSLWRLTEAGWLLYFHQATPFIDDPFAEF from the coding sequence GTGTCTGAGCCGTCGCCCGCCGTGGCCGCAGCCATCGAAGGCGAGCTTCGCCTCCTGGACCCGGTGGTACGGGCCTCCGAGGATCTCCTGGCCGCCCTGCTGCACCCCGAGTTCCGGGAGATCGGCACCAGCGGCCGCCTCTGGAACCGGGAAACGATCATCGCCGCGCTCACCGCGGACGACGCCCCGAGCCCCGGACCGCTCACCGCGTCCCGGATGCGGGGGGTCCAGCTCTCCACCGACCTGGTGCATCTCACCTTCGACACGGAGTCCAAGGGCCTGCGCTCCCACCGCAGTTCGCTGTGGCGGCTGACCGAGGCGGGCTGGCTGCTCTACTTCCACCAGGCCACCCCGTTCATCGACGACCCGTTCGCCGAGTTCTGA